ATGACAACCATGTCAGCCAAAAGAGTAGCATTTGTTTGATACTCGTGATATTCATTTCCTGCGCGTTGCGTGTACCCAAGAGCCTGTCCGCGCGGAACGACACTCACTTTCAGTACTCGTTTCACCGTGGGCAACATCCACGCTGTCAATGCGTGGCCTGTTTCATGGATAGCCGTTCTCCGAAGTGAAGTTTCACTTTGGCGGTTCCTGTGCTTGCTACCCACCAACGTGTTGTCCACAGCCTCAAGGAATGATTCCTTCTCCACTAGCTTCTTTTCCTGAATACCGCTCTGCAATGCCGCCTCGTTTACAACGGTAGCAATTGTTGCAGGAGAGAGACCAGGTGTCATGTCGGCAAGCTCTTTTGCTAGAACTAAGTTGCTGATTCGGTCGTCCACCTGCAACGGTTGCCCCTCGTCGTCCGTGGTTCGTCCTTTAGGGTCACCAGTACAAACACGATCCAAGTAGTGTTTAAATACCTCCACTCGCGCAGCTTTGTCAGGCATCTCAATGTTAATCTTGCGGTCAAACCGACCCTCACGAAGGAGTGCCTTGTCAATATTGTCCTGAAAGTTCGTTGCTGCCATGACGATAAGTACGTCGGAACCTGAATTTAACCCATCGAGCTCCGCGAGGAGTTGATTGATTGTCCGGTTTTCTTCACTGCTGACAGACCCTCCCCGTTTTCCCGCACGTGAACCTATGGCGTCAATTTCATCAATGAAAATAATTGCGGGTGCGGCTCCTCTAGCTTCCTCAAACAACTCCCTAACACGCTTAGGTCCGCTGCCACCCATTAACTCAATAAAGTCTGAGCCGCTGCAACTAAAGAATGGCACATCCGCCTCACCAGCAACAGCTTTTGCCAGCAAGGTTTTTCCAGTTCCTGGTTCACCAGTCAGTAAGCACCCCTTCGGAAGTCGCGCACCCAGGCGCGTAAACTGGTTTGGGTTCTTCAGAAATTCCACATAATGACGAACCTCCTCCTTAGCCTCAGGTATGCCGATCACATCGCTAAACCTTGTGCCTTTCACTTCAACACGGAATTGTCGCTTCTTTATTGGCATCATTTGTTCCATAAAGCTATCAAACATATTGTTTTTGGCTCCCGTAGGGGACTGGCGGCGCATGTAAACCCACGACAGTGCGATTGGCACACCGAACCACAGTAAAGGTCCAAGTGATGGACGCAGCCAGTTATCCTCAGTGCGCGACCGATGGGCATAGGCGTCGTTGAGCCCACGGACGTATTCGGAGTTGGCGTTGCTAGCAGTGCTCATGTCTTAAATGCTGCGGAGCACGGTCGGAAAAATGTAATGTACTTAATTCTTTCCAAAGGAACACATGAATTGCCCaccagaaaaagaaaagagtaaaaaataaagataatatgatttttcccccttttttttaaagaaagtTTACAACCACTAAAGTCAGGTTAGAATAAGAGGAAAGCACCGGTAGAACACAAACTGGAGCGAAGATGAAATACACATGGCAACGGCGAgcatccccctttttttttcacacaaACCGAATAATATAAAGGTTTCCCTAATATTTTCTTGTACTATTCACAGAAACTGCCAAATTACGATGCTTGGACACACGGGTCTTAGCATACTATTTTGGTTGCGCTGGGGGTTGGTATGCCAGTTGTTTGATGACGTCAGCAGCTCGCTGCGCGATCTCTTGAAGCGGTAccctcctcccttcttcAGTCAGCAACGGGTGTGAAACTCTCTGCGGATTGTTGCTCAGCAGGTACGCTGCCAAAAATGCGAGTGGATCGGCGGGCCGCACTTTCACCACCTCCTCTAGTCCACGAAGCAACAACGGCAAAACGGTTGTCTCGAGATATGGCTGGTCCGGCAGCGCATAAACGGGCACCTTAGGTGGTGTAGGGGGCGCACGAAGATGCGCTGCTAGGCGGTCAAGCGGTGCATTCGCATCCTCTGATTCTTCTGGGGGGTTCATGCAACACTTTTTTCGTGTGTCTATGCTGTGCAATGTGCTATTATGTTTGCCTTTCTAACACAGGTCTGACGACGTCTCGCCTTTCTTGTGTACGAGTGTGGGAACTCTTTATACatagaagaggaaagaaaagaaaagttattAGCTGcgtttaaaagaaaaaaaaggcctAGTGGACCCCCAAAAGGTGAAAATGTTGGGTGAAGAGGCGTAGATGAGTTGCTATGagcacgcaaaaaaaaaaaagaaaacgaaatatTTGCTTTTCATTCCATTGCAATCCCAGGGGAAAATAGGTTAGCATCTGCTTCACGACGCCAATCCGGTGAAAGCCCATCGTGTACCTTTGCTTAATGATCTGGTTTTTTGCGGAATCCGCAGCCAGTTACCAGGATTGCCTTACCACCAGTGGGGCGGCAGAGCATGGTAGCGCAACCATTGCACTTAACCTCTGACGTGGCATGGCTGTATACCACAGTGATGTTCTTGCATCCGGGGCACTTGACGTCCATGAAATATGAATTGGGGCCCTGCACAAGACGACGGCGCTTGTGCTTCATGCGCTCTGTGCGCACCGTGGGGTAGCTGAGGTCAGAGTCGAAGAAACCCATTGTAGCCTCTCTGTTCTTGCCCAATTAGACTAAGAACCCTCTATCCCCGAATGTgagctaaaagaaaaagtgctTACCGCTGCAGGCTGTAGGCGCGTGCAAGCGTGAATGGCACTGCTAGTTTTCTCCGCCGGGGGAAATCCAAGAATGACTTGagcgagaagaaagaaaattgaaTTGAAGGCAATGTAGTATTGACAAAAGTTTGCTATATGAAAGCCGAATCACTCTCACTGATGTACCCAGTACACACCCTTAGGATTTCGCTCACAGACACATAACGAACCAGAGGCGAGGACCGGGTGACAAAAGAAACCGTGAATTCacagggaaggaaaa
This region of Trypanosoma brucei gambiense DAL972 chromosome 10, complete sequence genomic DNA includes:
- a CDS encoding zinc metallopeptidase, putative, whose translation is MSTASNANSEYVRGLNDAYAHRSRTEDNWLRPSLGPLLWFGVPIALSWVYMRRQSPTGAKNNMFDSFMEQMMPIKKRQFRVEVKGTRFSDVIGIPEAKEEVRHYVEFLKNPNQFTRLGARLPKGCLLTGEPGTGKTLLAKAVAGEADVPFFSCSGSDFIELMGGSGPKRVRELFEEARGAAPAIIFIDEIDAIGSRAGKRGGSVSSEENRTINQLLAELDGLNSGSDVLIVMAATNFQDNIDKALLREGRFDRKINIEMPDKAARVEVFKHYLDRVCTGDPKGRTTDDEGQPLQVDDRISNLVLAKELADMTPGLSPATIATVVNEAALQSGIQEKKLVEKESFLEAVDNTLVGSKHRNRQSETSLRRTAIHETGHALTAWMLPTVKRVLKVSVVPRGQALGYTQRAGNEYHEYQTNATLLADMVVMLGGRAAEEALLGNPSAGAMDDLQRATDLALKQMMAFGMDADAGLLAYHPESTQAGRMFVNYSNKAQHLAEKEAMKLVSLSYQMAVDIIKNNTEKVEIVVGELLSKKELMSADLERLWGERPVTPTVEQLVDKLMDAQNQPQY